In Fructilactobacillus cliffordii, a single genomic region encodes these proteins:
- the asnB gene encoding asparagine synthase (glutamine-hydrolyzing), with the protein MCGFCGYINQAGIPKESIENMANKIKHRGPDDSGYFQNEDVSLGFRRLSIIDLAHGAQPMYGDNNSLALTFNGEIYNYKDLQQELINEGQTFKTDCDSEVLIRGYEAWGPKKLLSKLRGMFAFVIYDEKKHQVFGARDHFGIKPLYYYDDGTNFMWGSEIKAFLGNPNFKREFNEDLLAVHLSFEFIPSKETMFKNVYKVMPGQYFIYKDGNVTTDTYYKYNYDHIDNGQTIDGDAKQIEKLVDDSVKAHMIADVPVGSFLSSGVDSSYVFNEAAKLQPIHSFSLGFNDSKFSELAWSTKFAKEIKQENTPITMTGDDYFDFLPTMMYYMDEPLSNPSAPQLFYLSQGARKDVPVTLSGEGADEFFGGYNTYLEAFTFERYQKWVPQFVRSGLGNIAAKFPRFHGRRFLIRGAEPLWRRYYRVNYVFDEVDRAKVLKNPKLNRDTAEYSKHIFDEVQGKDEVTQEQYFDINTWLPFDILHKADRMSMANSLEVRTPLVDKVVANFAATMPTKTRITFKDGKPVTKASFRKAAASQVPEVVADKEKLGFPSPIAQWINDPKYHERIVEAFHSDIAQRFFNVDQLDYILEQHANGKSSMQKIFTIYTFILWYGVYFPENTNMHYNKKVVLTPNDR; encoded by the coding sequence ATGTGTGGATTTTGCGGTTACATTAACCAAGCTGGGATTCCGAAAGAATCAATCGAAAACATGGCTAATAAAATTAAACACCGAGGACCTGATGACAGTGGCTACTTCCAAAACGAAGATGTCTCACTCGGGTTTCGCCGGCTCTCCATCATTGACTTAGCCCACGGGGCGCAACCAATGTATGGTGACAACAACTCACTCGCATTAACCTTTAATGGTGAAATTTACAACTACAAGGATTTACAACAAGAACTGATCAACGAAGGCCAAACCTTCAAGACGGACTGTGACTCCGAAGTCTTGATTCGTGGTTACGAAGCTTGGGGACCAAAGAAGTTACTCAGCAAGTTGCGTGGGATGTTTGCCTTCGTCATCTACGACGAAAAGAAACACCAAGTCTTTGGCGCTCGAGACCACTTTGGAATTAAGCCGTTGTACTACTACGATGACGGTACCAACTTCATGTGGGGCTCAGAAATCAAAGCATTCTTGGGCAACCCGAACTTCAAGCGTGAATTTAACGAAGACCTATTGGCCGTCCACCTCAGTTTTGAATTCATTCCATCGAAGGAAACGATGTTCAAAAACGTTTACAAGGTGATGCCGGGTCAATACTTCATCTACAAAGATGGCAACGTAACGACTGACACGTACTACAAGTACAACTACGACCACATTGACAACGGTCAAACAATTGACGGCGATGCCAAACAAATTGAAAAATTAGTGGATGACTCCGTCAAAGCCCACATGATTGCCGACGTTCCGGTCGGTAGCTTCCTTTCCAGTGGAGTGGACTCCAGCTACGTCTTTAACGAAGCGGCTAAATTACAACCAATTCACTCCTTCTCACTCGGATTTAACGACTCGAAGTTCAGTGAATTAGCTTGGTCGACCAAGTTTGCCAAGGAAATCAAGCAGGAAAACACGCCGATTACCATGACCGGAGACGACTACTTCGACTTCCTGCCAACCATGATGTACTACATGGACGAACCGTTGTCGAACCCATCGGCTCCACAACTCTTCTACCTCTCTCAGGGAGCCCGGAAAGACGTTCCGGTTACCCTATCTGGTGAAGGAGCCGACGAATTCTTCGGGGGTTACAATACTTACCTCGAAGCCTTTACCTTCGAACGTTACCAAAAATGGGTTCCGCAATTTGTTCGGAGTGGCTTGGGTAACATTGCCGCTAAGTTTCCTCGTTTCCACGGTCGTCGCTTCTTAATCCGGGGGGCAGAACCACTTTGGCGTCGTTACTACCGGGTGAACTACGTCTTTGATGAAGTCGACCGTGCTAAGGTTTTGAAAAATCCAAAACTCAACCGCGATACGGCCGAATACTCCAAGCACATCTTTGACGAAGTGCAAGGTAAAGACGAAGTGACCCAAGAACAATACTTTGATATTAACACCTGGTTGCCATTCGATATCCTCCACAAGGCGGACCGGATGAGCATGGCCAACAGTCTCGAAGTTCGGACCCCATTGGTTGATAAAGTGGTGGCTAACTTTGCCGCTACGATGCCAACGAAGACCCGGATTACCTTTAAAGACGGCAAACCAGTAACCAAGGCTTCCTTTAGAAAAGCAGCTGCTTCCCAAGTTCCAGAAGTCGTGGCTGACAAGGAAAAGCTCGGTTTCCCATCTCCAATCGCGCAATGGATTAACGATCCGAAGTACCACGAACGGATTGTGGAAGCATTCCATTCAGACATTGCCCAACGCTTCTTTAACGTTGACCAATTGGATTACATCTTGGAACAACACGCCAACGGTAAATCCAGCATGCAAAAGATCTTCACGATTTACACGTTCATTCTTTGGTACGGAGTTTACTTCCCAGAAAACACCAACATGCACTACAACAAGAAAGTGGTTTTGACGCCGAATGATCGGTAA
- a CDS encoding helix-turn-helix domain-containing protein gives MELADRLKTIRQDRQLTQAEVAQQLNVSRKTVSSWENGRSTASLDDLRSLATLYHVSVAEFLDEQPQEQNHSASPYRNRLIRYKRWGYFSKYAYYCNVLLTGLALVLLVLPFTVTKLLIVPPLVLTLVIIILCEQRWQTITTNRPFLWKLVLVTPILLLILFATGYLLNGYVYHSLAFMHQTANWMGLLLLAITTTAGVLMTIIFPLKRLTVKRSTSV, from the coding sequence ATGGAACTCGCCGACCGATTAAAAACGATTCGTCAAGACCGCCAGTTGACTCAGGCGGAGGTGGCCCAACAACTGAACGTGTCGCGTAAAACCGTGTCTAGTTGGGAAAACGGTCGCAGTACCGCTAGCCTAGACGATCTTCGTTCTCTGGCTACTCTGTACCATGTTTCTGTGGCCGAATTTCTGGATGAGCAACCCCAGGAACAGAATCATTCAGCTTCCCCTTATCGAAACCGGTTAATTCGCTACAAACGCTGGGGCTACTTTAGTAAGTATGCTTATTACTGCAACGTGCTGTTGACGGGATTGGCACTTGTGCTGTTAGTTCTGCCGTTTACGGTCACAAAGCTATTAATCGTACCACCGCTAGTGCTCACCCTCGTCATCATTATTCTGTGTGAGCAACGCTGGCAAACGATTACCACGAACCGGCCCTTTCTGTGGAAATTAGTCCTAGTAACCCCGATTTTGTTGCTCATCTTGTTTGCCACCGGCTACTTACTAAACGGCTACGTGTATCATTCGTTGGCTTTCATGCACCAAACGGCGAACTGGATGGGCCTGCTTTTGCTAGCAATTACCACCACAGCTGGTGTCTTGATGACGATTATTTTTCCGCTTAAACGCCTCACGGTTAAACGGTCGACATCCGTGTAA